Proteins encoded within one genomic window of Salmo trutta chromosome 11, fSalTru1.1, whole genome shotgun sequence:
- the LOC115202136 gene encoding PDZ and LIM domain protein 3-like: protein MSKSSRCSVSENPAVFGTHTSALPATGTETRDREGDMPLDVVLNGPAPWGFRLTGGKDFNQPLTISRITPGSKAAVANLCPGDVILAIEGIPAEDMMHCEAQNKIKDAVYQLILTVQRPETRLWSPQVTEDGKANPFKINLEAEQQEFKPIGTGHNRKAQPFIAAANIDDHRQVVSTAYNTPIGLYSSGNIQDAMHGQMRGLVQDKPEGSKTLTSIEESDVYRMLLKDLEEPQEPRQSGSFKALQDFVDSDGTRPMVTRTVRAPMTKPPPPTGNLQKLPLCDKCGNGIVGTVVKARDKFRHPSCFVCTDCDVNLKQKGYFFVEGQLYCETHARARTRPPEGHDLVTAFPSA from the exons ATGAGTAAGTCGTCCCGCTGCTCTGTTTCTGAGAACCCGGCTGTGTTTGGGACACACACCAGTGCACTTCCAGCTACAGGAACAGAGacaagggacagagagggggacatgCCACTGGACGTTGTCCTAAATGGCCCGGCCCCGTGGGGGTTCCGACTGACTGGCGGCAAGGACTTCAACCAGCCCCTCACCATCTCCAGG aTCACTCCGGGCAGTAAGGCGGCAGTGGCCAACCTGTGTCCTGGTGATGTCATCCTGGCCATTGAGGGCATCCCGGCGGAGGACATGATGCACTGTGAGGCCCAGAACAAGATCAAAGACGCCGTCTACCAGCTCATCCTCACCGTCCAGAG ACCAGAAACCAGGCTGTGGTCGCCTCAAGTCACGGAAGACGGGAAAGCCAACCCTTTCAAAATCAACTTGGAGGCTGAGcaacag gagTTCAAACCCATTGGTACGGGTCACAACCGCAAAGCCCAGCCATTTATAGCTGCAGCTAACATCGACGACCATCGCCAGGTGGTGAGCACAGCCTACAACACCCCCATAGGCCTCTACTCCTCAGGCAACATCCAGGACGCCATGCACGGACAGATGAGGGGCCTGGTCCAGGACAAGCCAGAGGG TAGCAAGACGCTGACCTCCATCGAGGAGTCTGATGTGTACCGCATGCTCCTGAAAGACCTGGAGGAGCCCCAGGAGCCCCGGCAATCAGGTTCCTTCAAGGCCCTGCAGGACTTTGTCGACAGCGACG GCACTCGCCCCATGGTGACGAGGACAGTGAGAGCGCCCATGACTAAGCCACCGCCGCCCAcaggaaacctgcagaaactgCCCCTGTGTGACAAGTGTGGAAACGGGATTGT GGGCACAGTGGTGAAAGCGAGAGACAAGTTCCGCCACCCTAGCTGCTTCGTGTGCACCGACTGTGACGTCAACCTTAAACAGAAGGGCTACTTCTTCGTGGAGGGCCAACTGTACTGCGAGACCCACGCTCGAGCCCGGACAAGACCCCCGGAGGGCCATGACCTTGTCACTGCTTTCCCCTCGGCATAG